A stretch of the Tannerella serpentiformis genome encodes the following:
- the menA gene encoding 1,4-dihydroxy-2-naphthoate octaprenyltransferase gives MSTERPLSSPTPPSAVASVSPLKAWITAARPHTLAASACPVVAASALAWRADTFRFVPAALCLLVAVLAQVAANLSNDYFDYKKGADTDRRVGHQRAVASGWIAPQTMLRASLVTLGLALICGLFLLAYGNPVLLLGAGVAIALCVPAYTAGPYPLAYRGWGDVCVLLFYGVIPVCLTYYVQAGTVTATTAWISVALGLLSVNILLVNNVRDQEQDAAAGKRTTVVRFGRRFGTTLYLVCAVLAVACSWPAYFYRGAYTWLLFLIFLAFELVTWHDLRRLSGSDLNRVLGLTARNIWIYTLLLVSLLVF, from the coding sequence ATGAGCACCGAGCGCCCCCTCTCCTCCCCCACGCCACCGTCCGCTGTCGCTTCCGTGAGTCCGCTGAAGGCTTGGATCACGGCGGCAAGGCCCCACACTCTGGCAGCCTCGGCCTGCCCCGTGGTCGCTGCGTCGGCGCTGGCCTGGCGTGCGGACACATTTCGGTTCGTGCCCGCTGCGCTCTGTCTGCTCGTAGCCGTGCTGGCGCAGGTGGCCGCCAACCTCTCCAACGACTACTTCGATTATAAGAAGGGAGCCGACACCGATCGGCGTGTGGGGCATCAGCGCGCTGTCGCCTCGGGGTGGATAGCCCCGCAGACGATGCTCCGCGCTTCGCTCGTCACACTTGGGCTGGCCCTGATCTGCGGACTCTTCCTCCTGGCCTACGGCAACCCCGTCCTGCTCCTCGGTGCGGGTGTAGCCATCGCGCTCTGCGTGCCCGCCTATACCGCCGGCCCCTACCCCTTGGCTTATCGCGGCTGGGGCGACGTCTGCGTGCTGCTCTTCTACGGTGTGATCCCGGTCTGCCTCACGTATTACGTCCAAGCGGGCACCGTGACTGCCACCACTGCGTGGATCTCCGTTGCCCTGGGACTACTCTCCGTCAACATCCTCCTCGTCAATAACGTCCGCGACCAAGAGCAGGACGCCGCCGCTGGCAAACGCACCACCGTCGTGCGTTTCGGCCGCCGCTTTGGCACGACGCTCTACCTCGTCTGCGCCGTGCTGGCCGTCGCCTGCTCATGGCCCGCCTATTTCTATCGCGGCGCCTACACCTGGTTGCTGTTCCTCATCTTCCTCGCCTTCGAACTGGTGACGTGGCACGATCTGCGTCGCCTCAGCGGCTCCGATCTGAACCGTGTGCTCGGACTCACCGCCCGTAATATCTGGATCTATACCCTGCTGCTCGTTTCGTTGCTGGTCTTCTGA
- a CDS encoding DUF6261 family protein codes for MIEIEKLGQYRLDNSLHTWFHDKVCERIGAADGEKIGVPQTMVEEYRACVDEEFEMLKEVSGEENETKAILKKDAECDRLLSFILGVIRIMRLSPRQEVAEDAQHLYVLTHDKKRIQSEGIGRKPARIDSLLNDLKKPEPEAMITRLGLDEAVGLLKQANEDASRLQRERSNLRVRRKRPSMTQIRPKTDEVYHEVILQLQYAYKNNVPPIDREAIAELVRHLNEHTAHARMTYKKSLAQRRARRRQKSVPTDADNPV; via the coding sequence GTGATTGAAATTGAGAAACTGGGGCAGTATCGGCTGGATAATTCGCTGCATACTTGGTTCCATGATAAGGTGTGCGAGCGTATCGGCGCGGCTGATGGAGAGAAGATCGGTGTGCCGCAGACGATGGTCGAGGAGTATCGGGCGTGTGTCGATGAGGAGTTTGAGATGCTGAAGGAGGTGTCTGGCGAGGAGAATGAAACGAAAGCGATCCTGAAAAAGGATGCGGAATGTGACCGTCTGCTGTCTTTCATTTTGGGCGTGATACGTATTATGCGCCTTTCGCCGCGTCAGGAGGTGGCCGAGGATGCGCAGCATTTGTACGTTTTGACTCACGACAAAAAACGGATACAGTCGGAAGGCATCGGACGCAAACCGGCGCGTATCGATTCACTGCTGAATGACCTCAAAAAGCCTGAACCGGAGGCCATGATTACGCGGCTCGGCCTCGACGAGGCTGTGGGGCTGCTGAAGCAGGCTAACGAGGACGCGAGTCGGCTACAGCGTGAGCGGAGCAACCTGCGCGTAAGGCGAAAACGGCCTTCGATGACGCAAATCCGACCTAAAACGGACGAGGTTTACCATGAGGTGATCCTCCAATTACAATATGCTTACAAAAATAATGTTCCGCCGATCGACCGTGAAGCCATCGCCGAACTGGTCCGCCATCTGAACGAGCACACGGCGCACGCCCGCATGACTTACAAGAAGAGCTTGGCCCAACGGCGGGCCAGACGTAGACAAAAATCGGTGCCCACGGATGCGGACAATCCTGTATAA